In Pirellulales bacterium, the genomic window CGCTTGCCGCAAAGCACGGTCGATCAATTCGGCCTCCACCCGGGCCAAAAATTTCTCCAAGTCGATCGGTTCCGGCGGCTGGCGCGGAAAACGGGCGGCTTCGGCCGCCAGGCGTAATTGCTTGGGCAGGTCGGCGGCGGTGATTTCAAAACTTTCCGCCTGTGCAAAAGCCTGCCGAACGGTCGCGGCCAGCTCATCAACCTGACCCGGCCAATCGTACAACGCCAGACGGTCCATCGCTTCGGGCTTGAACCCGCGCAGTTGTTTGCCCCCCTGGCCGTTCAATTCTTCCAAGAACATTTGGGCCAAAAGCGGAATATCGTCGCGCCGCTGGGCCAGCGGCGGCAAATGAATGACCAGGGTGCTCAGCCGCTGGGCCAAGTCGGCACGAAACGCTTCCCGTTGCGACAGCGTTTCCAGCGGCTCAGGTGATGTGGAAATTACTCGCAAATTCGGCGGACGGGCATCCATCCAACGCACCATTTCGGGCTGAACTTCGGCCGCCAGCCGATGCACGTCGACCAGGAGCAATGTCGAAAGTGGCTCGCCCGCCGCTCGACTGTGGCGATCGCTCATAGCAGCCACCGTCGAAAGGAGCACTTCCGGCGGCAACGCCGCGCAAGAAACCGGCATCAACGTCCCCTGATGATTTGCGGGGCTTGCCGGGCGCACACCGATATTTGGCAAATCCGCCCATTGCCGTTGTGTGGCGGCATGAATGGCACTTGCCACGTGTTGTTTGCCGATGCCCGGCGGCCCGACAATCAACACGGCGGCTGTTCCGCCTGCTGCCAGCTTGATTTGCTCCCGCACCCGCACCATGGCCGGACTTTCCCCAGCCAAGCGCTCCACACCGGACCAACGGGCCATCTGTTGCCGAAAGCGCTGAATCAATTCGTGCAGATGGCGTGATTCCGCGCCCCCTGTCGAAATCTGCCCGTCGAAGGCCGAAATAACGCCGCTGGTTTCTTCGTCAGCCGACGGCGCTTCGGCATGCACAATCGCCAGCACGCCCATCGACTGGCCGGCTTCTCCGGCCAAAGGAATGAAATCGGCACAGCGGCGCTCCAAATGTCCATCGGCGGCCGGCTTACAAACGACGCCCGTAGCTTTTTGTCCCTGGAAAACCTCCGGCGGCGGACAGAGGGCATCGGCCGAAGCGGCCAGCAGCTCGCCATCGCCCGATTGATATCGGCAGGTCCGGCCCACCAAATCGGCGGGGGCCACGTTCAACCAATCGGCCAGGGACTGGTTGGCAAAGACAATTCTCCGCTGCTCGTCGAGCAAATACACCCCTTCGCCAACTTCGGCAAGCAGCCGGAGCAACTCAGGATAGGAAGTACGGCCGGAAGGCATCGGTGGTTTCCTGCGAAAACAAAACCGAAAAATGGAATCGCCTGGAACTCAAAATCAATTCATAAATCACCCCCCTATTTTAGCCTGCGGTGACATATAGATGACACCGGGGCCCGTTAGATTAGCCCCTCGTCAACCATCCAATTCCAGTTCGTAGCAGTTGCCGGGTCCGTATTCGGTCGGTCATTCCTCCCGCAGCCGAATCGGTTCGCCACAGTATCCCGCGTTTCAACAGCTTACGAATACGTCTGGCGCGACGATGGAATCGGTTGGTACATTGACGCATGCCGCCTCGCGGGGTCTGGGGCAGACCTGGCGAGGCGGTTTTTTGCGCACCGGAGCAGAGGACTGACTAGCCCCACACTGCGCGGCCACCGGTCCACGCACATTCAACGCGGATGATCTTCCGCCACGACAGGAACCGCGGACGGTTGGCCATTGTGCAATCGTTCGGCGGCAGCATGCTCCGCCGCCGGCTGTCTCAACGATTCACCGGCCCGAACCGCGCAATCCAAAACTCGTCCCGGCAACAGACCAATGCCAATCACCAAGGCCACACAAATGCCCATGGCAACGGCCGGGCCCAGGCCACGCTGGACAACAGGCATGGGCCGGTCGGCGCTGCGAAAATACATCGCCCCAATCACGCGCAAATAATAGGCCGCGGCAATGGCGGCATTCAACACGGTCACCAGTGCCAGCCCGACAAACCACGGCCGCAGCCACACGCCCCCTTGAGCCGAAAACTCGTCCAGCGTCAGGGCGCTATACAGCAACGAAAACTTTCCAAAAAATCCGGCCAAGGGGGGAATGCCCGCCAGGCTGAACATAAACACAGCCATGATCAACGCCACCACCGAGTGCGTGCGGTTCAAGCCGGCAATATCGTCCAGCGTATTCACCTGCTTGTGGTCGCGGCTCAAATAACAGAGCGCCGCAAAGGCCCCTAACGTGGCCAACATGTAAACCAGTAAGTAAAACAGCGTTGCCCCCATCCCGCTGAGCCCCGCCGAATTCGACAAAAAACCCGCCGCGGCCGGGCCCGCACTGGTGGTCCGCATCGCCAGCGCCACCGATACGCCAATCAACAAGTAACCGGCATGGGCAATCGAGGAATAAGCCAACATGCGGCGCAAGTTGTTCTGCCACAGCGCTAACACGTTGCCCAATGTCATCGTGAGAATCGACACTACCAGGGCCACTTTCCAACCGAGCGCCTCCCAACCGGGCAAGGCCGTCAAAACAATGCGCGCCAAAGCCGCCAGGCCCGCAATTTTTGGCAGCGTCGAAAGCAGCGCGGCGTTGGCGTTGCTGGTCCCCTGGTAAACATCCGGAGCGTAAAAGTGAAACGGCACCACGGTCAGCCGAAA contains:
- a CDS encoding helix-turn-helix domain-containing protein, coding for MPSGRTSYPELLRLLAEVGEGVYLLDEQRRIVFANQSLADWLNVAPADLVGRTCRYQSGDGELLAASADALCPPPEVFQGQKATGVVCKPAADGHLERRCADFIPLAGEAGQSMGVLAIVHAEAPSADEETSGVISAFDGQISTGGAESRHLHELIQRFRQQMARWSGVERLAGESPAMVRVREQIKLAAGGTAAVLIVGPPGIGKQHVASAIHAATQRQWADLPNIGVRPASPANHQGTLMPVSCAALPPEVLLSTVAAMSDRHSRAAGEPLSTLLLVDVHRLAAEVQPEMVRWMDARPPNLRVISTSPEPLETLSQREAFRADLAQRLSTLVIHLPPLAQRRDDIPLLAQMFLEELNGQGGKQLRGFKPEAMDRLALYDWPGQVDELAATVRQAFAQAESFEITAADLPKQLRLAAEAARFPRQPPEPIDLEKFLARVEAELIDRALRQAKGNKSQAARLLGMTRPRLYRRMVQLGLEVGEGE
- a CDS encoding NADH-quinone oxidoreductase subunit N; protein product: MTNSTTIYLLLPEIILIATATLLCLLGAFRPLRATASMLALAALLIAAMVMCGQDDGLNLFSATTPAASASGPLTVDLFGHTFRWVILAVGAVLVLMMARPQRGQQRAEEAASLLLMLAGLMLVAAANELILLFVGLELVSIPTYILLYIGRSDSRGQEAASKYFFLSILSSAVLLYGFSFLYGVAGSTRLDNIAAAVSTGTAGASAGGFGEVLVPVALLLMFAGLAFRLTVVPFHFYAPDVYQGTSNANAALLSTLPKIAGLAALARIVLTALPGWEALGWKVALVVSILTMTLGNVLALWQNNLRRMLAYSSIAHAGYLLIGVSVALAMRTTSAGPAAAGFLSNSAGLSGMGATLFYLLVYMLATLGAFAALCYLSRDHKQVNTLDDIAGLNRTHSVVALIMAVFMFSLAGIPPLAGFFGKFSLLYSALTLDEFSAQGGVWLRPWFVGLALVTVLNAAIAAAYYLRVIGAMYFRSADRPMPVVQRGLGPAVAMGICVALVIGIGLLPGRVLDCAVRAGESLRQPAAEHAAAERLHNGQPSAVPVVAEDHPR